ACGTTATGCGTCGATCGCGGTGGTCGGCGAGATATCCCGCATGACGATCGCATCGAGCGGCCACTGCTATTTCGATCTCAAGGATGAGCAGGCGGTGGTAAGCTGCGTCATGTTCGCCGGTGCAGCGGCACGGCTCCCCTTCAGACCGGAAGAAGGTCTTCGCGTCGTCGTCTATGGACGGGCATCGATATACGACAAACGCGGTCAATTCCAGCTCAATCTCATCGCCATGCGACCCGAGGGCGCGGGGGCGCTTGCTATCGCATTCGAACAGCTCAAGAAAAAACTCGCCGCGCTCGGTTACTTCGAGTCTGCGCGGAAACGCACTATTGCGCCGTTCCCTCGCACGGTCGGCATCGTCACCTCACCGAACGCCGCGGCATTGCAGGACATGCTCCGCATAAGCGGCGAACGGGCACCGGGCATCGACATTATCATCTATCCGACCATTGTCCAGGGTGAGAAAGCGGCGGAGAACATCGCATCGATGATACGTCTTGCCAATGAACGGCGCGAGGTCGATGTGCTTATCGTCGGACGCGGCGGCGGATCGCTCGAGGACCTCTGGGCGTTCAACGAAGAGCCGGTAGCAAAGGCGATATTCGAAAGCGAGATACCCGTCGTTTCGGCCGTCGGCCATGAGACCGATACCTCCATCGCCGATCTTGTCGCGGATATCCGCGCGGCAACGCCGTCGCATGCAGTGGAGATCGTTTTTCCGGACACGGTAGGAATGACGGATTTCGTACGCGACGCCGTGCGGCGCATGCTCGCATCGTTCGAAAGCCGCCTCGGCCTGTACCATGAAGTCATGAAGCGATTCGACCGCGACCATCTCGTATCGCTCATGAAGCGCCGGCTCGAGCGGACCACGGTCGACCTCGACCATACGGCAGCGCGGCTTTATCGCGGCATTGATACCGCACTCGCTTCGGGCAAACAGCACTTCGCTTCACTGACAGCGACACTATCGCTTGTAAGCCCGCTGGCGGTGCTCTCACGCGGGTACGCCATTGTCAGCGACGTCAATGGATCGATCGTACGCGACGCAGGCGCCGTGAATACCGGCGATGCTGTTTCGGTTCGTCTTCATGCCGGGGAATTATCGTGCCGTATCGAAGGGACAC
The Spirochaetota bacterium DNA segment above includes these coding regions:
- the xseA gene encoding exodeoxyribonuclease VII large subunit, which gives rise to MSAAPSAEKIITVGALVRAVREDLETRYASIAVVGEISRMTIASSGHCYFDLKDEQAVVSCVMFAGAAARLPFRPEEGLRVVVYGRASIYDKRGQFQLNLIAMRPEGAGALAIAFEQLKKKLAALGYFESARKRTIAPFPRTVGIVTSPNAAALQDMLRISGERAPGIDIIIYPTIVQGEKAAENIASMIRLANERREVDVLIVGRGGGSLEDLWAFNEEPVAKAIFESEIPVVSAVGHETDTSIADLVADIRAATPSHAVEIVFPDTVGMTDFVRDAVRRMLASFESRLGLYHEVMKRFDRDHLVSLMKRRLERTTVDLDHTAARLYRGIDTALASGKQHFASLTATLSLVSPLAVLSRGYAIVSDVNGSIVRDAGAVNTGDAVSVRLHAGELSCRIEGTRT